The Streptomyces cadmiisoli genome has a segment encoding these proteins:
- a CDS encoding copper resistance CopC family protein: MHVIRRRAARTAARFLVVPAALAALAATAGPAAAHTELEAAGPGANARLAALPPRVTLTFSDTMTQKFAKVAVTAPNGDAAAQGEPRVEGRTVTLLLDTDAPAGRYTVGYRVVSADGHPVSGSYTFTVEKAADPTPTPTPMAGSGSTVRGEEPTTRAEPVARQGGGGSSGATVAITAGAGALAVAAAAVAAMVLRRRNRHGD, from the coding sequence ATGCACGTCATTCGACGGCGTGCCGCCCGCACGGCGGCACGCTTCCTCGTCGTACCCGCCGCGCTCGCGGCCCTGGCCGCGACCGCCGGGCCCGCCGCGGCCCATACCGAACTCGAGGCCGCCGGCCCCGGCGCGAACGCCCGGCTCGCCGCACTGCCGCCCCGCGTGACGCTGACCTTCAGCGACACGATGACGCAGAAATTCGCCAAGGTCGCCGTGACCGCGCCGAACGGCGACGCCGCCGCGCAGGGCGAACCACGGGTCGAGGGCAGGACCGTCACGCTCTTGCTCGACACCGACGCCCCGGCGGGCCGCTACACGGTGGGCTACCGGGTGGTGTCCGCCGACGGGCATCCCGTCTCCGGCTCGTACACCTTCACCGTCGAGAAGGCGGCCGACCCCACGCCCACACCCACACCCATGGCCGGGTCCGGTTCAACGGTCCGCGGCGAGGAGCCCACCACCCGCGCGGAACCCGTCGCCCGTCAGGGCGGCGGAGGCTCCTCCGGCGCGACGGTGGCGATCACCGCGGGCGCGGGCGCACTGGCGGTGGCCGCCGCCGCGGTCGCCGCCATGGTGCTGCGCCGCAGGAACCGGCATGGCGACTGA
- a CDS encoding bifunctional copper resistance protein CopD/cytochrome c oxidase assembly protein, whose protein sequence is MATETGAGLKGRGSGPRAFSRLPLLPVAATAVCVAVALAAVWAGGGGSTAVPGIADAGPVTAWGLPVARALVDVSSVATVGALLLVAVLIPGGRRLGPVQLRYLNWALVAAGLWAAASAAALVFTLSDLSAQPVGEILNPATVTEFATTDTRGRAYALTAAGAALTATLCVGIGTARWARLVLLLALAGLLPPVFTGHSSSASNHDAAVTSLALHVVAAAVWIGGLVFVLVAAARREDRAVEAVERFSALAGWALLAVAASGLVNAALRLSPADLFSSRYGLMVLGKAVALAALGGIGHWHRRRTLPALQEGRSRGFVRLAAGELLLMAAVTGLAVGLSRTPAPGAGDASLSPAEELLGHPMPPPLGNFPWTPLLTEWHFDPLFAFGTAAAALLYLAGVRKLRARGDKWPVGRTISWLAGLAVTALATMSGLGVYGKVLFSVHMGQHMILAMTVPLLLVLGAPATLALRTLPVARDGAPDGPREMLLKLLHSRYLRLASHPVVASVLFIGSAFAVYYTSLFATLMRSHLGHLFMTLHFLATGLLFFWVVIGIDPGPRRPPHLGRLFVLILTMPFHSWFSISLMSSSALIGEEWWSLLDRPWVEEPLDDQYDAGAIAWATGDIPVLITTLVLAVQWVRSDRREARRVDRQIERGDANDPLAAYNAYLAALHAADRRNSGPASRRAPTAAGPTAHPDTPADTPVDSPRSEEP, encoded by the coding sequence ATGGCGACTGAGACCGGGGCCGGGCTGAAAGGCCGGGGGAGCGGGCCGCGCGCCTTCAGCCGGTTGCCCCTGTTGCCGGTCGCGGCGACCGCCGTCTGCGTCGCCGTCGCGCTCGCCGCCGTGTGGGCCGGCGGTGGCGGGAGCACCGCGGTACCCGGCATCGCGGACGCCGGACCGGTCACCGCGTGGGGGCTGCCCGTGGCCCGTGCGCTCGTCGACGTGTCGTCCGTGGCGACGGTCGGCGCCCTGCTGCTGGTGGCGGTCCTGATACCGGGCGGGCGCCGGCTCGGCCCCGTACAACTGCGCTACCTCAACTGGGCCCTGGTGGCGGCCGGGCTCTGGGCCGCCGCGTCGGCGGCCGCCTTGGTGTTCACCCTGTCCGACCTGTCCGCCCAGCCCGTCGGCGAGATCCTGAACCCCGCCACGGTCACGGAGTTCGCCACCACCGACACCCGGGGACGCGCCTACGCACTGACGGCCGCCGGAGCCGCGCTGACCGCCACCCTGTGCGTGGGCATCGGCACCGCCCGCTGGGCCCGGCTGGTGCTCCTACTGGCGCTGGCGGGGCTGCTGCCACCCGTCTTCACCGGGCACTCCTCCTCGGCGAGCAACCATGACGCGGCGGTCACCAGCCTCGCCCTGCACGTGGTCGCAGCCGCGGTCTGGATCGGCGGACTGGTCTTCGTGCTGGTCGCGGCGGCGCGCCGGGAGGACCGGGCCGTAGAGGCGGTAGAGCGGTTCAGCGCACTGGCCGGCTGGGCGCTGCTCGCGGTCGCGGCCAGCGGCCTCGTCAACGCCGCCCTACGGCTGTCCCCGGCCGACCTGTTCAGCAGCCGGTACGGGCTGATGGTCCTCGGCAAGGCGGTGGCACTGGCCGCGCTGGGCGGCATCGGCCACTGGCACCGCCGCCGCACCCTGCCGGCTCTCCAGGAGGGCAGGAGCCGCGGATTCGTCCGGCTCGCCGCCGGTGAACTGCTGCTCATGGCGGCGGTGACGGGACTCGCGGTCGGCCTGTCGCGCACGCCCGCCCCCGGCGCGGGCGACGCCTCGCTCTCACCCGCGGAGGAGCTGCTGGGCCACCCCATGCCGCCGCCCCTCGGGAACTTCCCGTGGACGCCGCTGCTCACCGAGTGGCACTTCGACCCGCTGTTCGCGTTCGGCACCGCCGCGGCGGCACTGCTCTACCTAGCGGGGGTGCGCAAGCTGCGGGCACGCGGCGACAAGTGGCCCGTCGGCCGGACGATCTCGTGGCTGGCCGGGCTCGCGGTCACCGCGCTGGCGACGATGAGCGGACTCGGGGTCTACGGCAAGGTGTTGTTCAGCGTGCACATGGGCCAGCACATGATCCTGGCGATGACAGTGCCGCTCCTGCTCGTCCTGGGAGCGCCCGCCACCCTGGCGCTGCGCACCCTCCCCGTCGCACGCGACGGGGCGCCCGACGGCCCGCGCGAGATGCTGCTGAAGCTCCTGCACAGCCGCTACCTGCGACTGGCCTCCCACCCGGTGGTGGCGAGCGTGCTGTTCATCGGCAGCGCCTTCGCCGTCTACTACACCTCGCTGTTCGCGACCTTGATGCGCAGCCACCTCGGCCACCTGTTCATGACGCTGCACTTCCTCGCCACGGGACTCCTGTTCTTCTGGGTCGTCATCGGCATCGACCCCGGCCCGCGCCGACCGCCCCACCTGGGACGGCTGTTCGTGCTGATCCTGACGATGCCGTTCCACTCCTGGTTCAGCATCTCGCTGATGAGCTCCAGCGCGCTGATCGGCGAGGAGTGGTGGTCCCTGCTGGACCGTCCCTGGGTCGAGGAGCCGCTGGACGACCAGTACGACGCGGGCGCCATCGCCTGGGCCACCGGCGACATCCCCGTCCTGATCACCACACTCGTCCTGGCCGTCCAGTGGGTCCGATCCGACCGGCGGGAGGCCCGACGCGTCGACCGGCAGATCGAGCGCGGCGACGCCAACGACCCGCTCGCCGCCTACAACGCCTACCTCGCCGCCCTGCACGCGGCCGACCGCCGCAACTCCGGCCCGGCGAGCCGGCGAGCGCCGACCGCCGCGGGCCCGACAGCGCACCCCGACACGCCTGCCGACACCCCTGTCGATTCCCCCCGAAGCGAGGAACCGTGA
- a CDS encoding DsbA family protein produces the protein MKRLTKHLIAAAVILAGFAAAFGVYLLLAPEDRDRGALDVRPAARAEAVRESSHRLSEPRKSELTIVEFLDFECEACGAYHPAVEKLREEYGDRVTFVARYFPMPGHRNGELAARAAEAAARQGKFEAMYNKLFTTQKEWGESQESKEDVFRGYAEQIGLDMKKFDADLSDPETAERVAADQSDGVGLGVQGTPTFFFDGEAIPNPASYEQFKELIDARLSD, from the coding sequence GTGAAGAGACTGACGAAACACCTGATCGCCGCGGCCGTCATCCTGGCCGGCTTCGCCGCCGCCTTCGGCGTCTACCTGCTGCTCGCCCCCGAGGACCGCGACCGCGGCGCACTGGACGTGCGGCCCGCAGCCCGGGCCGAGGCGGTGCGCGAGTCCAGCCACCGCCTCTCCGAACCGAGGAAGAGCGAGTTGACCATCGTCGAATTCCTCGACTTCGAGTGCGAGGCGTGCGGCGCGTACCACCCGGCCGTGGAGAAGCTCCGCGAGGAGTACGGCGACCGTGTCACCTTCGTCGCCCGCTACTTCCCCATGCCCGGCCACCGCAACGGTGAGCTGGCCGCCCGTGCCGCCGAAGCCGCCGCCCGGCAGGGCAAGTTCGAGGCCATGTACAACAAGCTGTTCACCACGCAGAAGGAATGGGGCGAGTCCCAGGAGTCGAAGGAGGACGTCTTCCGCGGCTACGCCGAACAGATCGGCCTGGACATGAAGAAGTTCGACGCCGACCTGTCCGACCCGGAGACGGCCGAGCGGGTCGCCGCCGACCAGAGCGACGGCGTCGGCCTCGGCGTCCAGGGCACGCCGACCTTCTTCTTCGACGGGGAGGCCATCCCCAATCCGGCCTCCTACGAGCAGTTCAAGGAGCTGATCGACGCCCGGCTCTCCGACTGA